A single Rhopalosiphum padi isolate XX-2018 chromosome 4, ASM2088224v1, whole genome shotgun sequence DNA region contains:
- the LOC132928235 gene encoding large ribosomal subunit protein mL40, whose amino-acid sequence MFKLFSSVTTMQSRVLVGIRSLSTSGGPLLFRSSVPMFAEPLKKKKRLDPQILKAREDRKRKKIEKSIRKLEKVSKTLKPIDEVQLMASLSNELDSRQRPTIVHSNDKLEKQIDAAKAWSMYKHDEHFFNLQVINDLEYSQQRALNELREVSEDLYLAAVDIDESLLTYELTGPVETPPIENYQSPDGEYIDISKKWD is encoded by the exons atgttcaaattattttcatcagtTACTACCATGCAATCGAGAGTATTGGTCGGAATAAGAAGTTTATCGACATCTGGAGGACCATTACTTTTCCGTTCATCTGTACCGATGTTTGCTGAGccattgaaaaaaaagaaacgtTTGGATCCACAAATATTAAAAGCTAGAGAGGATagaaaacgtaaaaaaatagaaaaatcaatTAGAAAATTGGAAAAG GTATCCAAAACGTTAAAACCTATTGATGAGGTACAATTAATGGCTTCATTATCCAATGAACTTGACAGTCGTCAGAGACCAACTATAGTGCATAGTAATGATAAGCTTGAGAAACAAATAGATGCAGCAAAGGCCTGGTCAATGTATAAACACGATGAACACTTTTTTAATCTTCAAGTTATCAATGACCTAGAGTATTCACAGCAACGTGCATTGAATGAGTTACGTGAAGTTTCTGAAGATTTGTATCTTGCAGCTGTTGATATTGATGAATCCTTATTGACATATGAACTAACTGGACCAGTAGAAACTCCTCCAATTGAAAACTACCAAAGTCCTGATGgagaatatattgatatttcaaaaaaatgggactaa
- the LOC132930406 gene encoding RNA 3'-terminal phosphate cyclase-like protein: protein MIFEGCSNFRTRIILSLLSGKPVKIRNIRSQENEPGLKVFEVNFLRLVDKLTNGTNLDVNETGTDLYFQPGLLVGGVIDHECCKLRGIGYYLELIIMIAPYCKKGIQATLKGVTNNQKDPSVDAFKAGALTILQRILLLATDASMEIKKRGMEPDGGGEIYFSCEPVKYTKALQLTDFGKIKKIRGTFFSLRVSPSISNRMVEKAKSVMLKFIPDVYFTVDHPKGKLCGKSPGFGANIVASTTNGIILTADSVSLPFTGQRTTAEEVAENVASAMLEEIWRGGCIDSSFQSIVLLYMALRQKDVSHVVLGPLSPYTIQFLRHLKEFFGISFKLEPYIDSQNDDLSQGCDSKILVTGVGIGYNKLV, encoded by the exons ATGATTTTTGAAGGCTGTAGTAATTTTCGTACTAGAATAATTTTATCACTTTTAAGTGGTAAACCAgttaaaatacgaaatattcgATCGCAAGAAAATGAACCTGGACTAAaag TGTTTGAAGTAAATTTTTTACGTTTGGTCGACAAATTAACTAATGGTACTAATTTGGATGTCAATGAGACTGGTACTGACTTGTATTTTCAACCTGGTTTACTTGTTGGTGGTGTAATAGATCATGAATGTTGTAAATTACGAGGCATAGGATATTACttggaattaattattatgattgcaCCTTATTGTAAAAAAGGAATACAAGCCACACTTAAAGGAGTCACTAATAatcaa aaagatCCATCAGTTGATGCTTTCAAGGCTGGAGCATTAACAATTTTACAAAGAATATTGTTACTAGCTACTGATGCCAGtatggaaattaaaaaacgTGGCATGGAACCAGATGGCGGaggtgaaatatatttttcttgtgAACCCGTTAAATATACTAAAGCATTACAA tTAACagattttggaaaaataaaaaaaataagaggaACATTTTTCTCATTAAGAGTATCACCATCAATTTCCAATCGGATGGTAGAAAAGGCTAAATCTGTCATGCTTAAATTTATTCCTGATGTATATTTTACGGTAGATCATCCTAAAGGAAAGCTCTGTGGAAAATCTCCCGGTTTTGGTGCAAATATTGTCGCATCAACAACTAATGGAATAATATTAACTGCTGATAGCGTGTCACTTCCATTTACTGGCCAAAGAACCACTGCAGAAGAAGTAGCCGAAAATGTAGCATCAGCTATGCTTGAAGAGATTTGGCGTGGAGGTTGCATAGACTCTTCATTCCAATCCATTGTACTCCTTTACATGGCTCTTAGACAAAAAGATGTATCTCATGTTGTATTAGGACCGTTATCACCTTACAC gaTTCAATTTTTAAGGCATTTGAAAGAATTTTTTGGgatatcatttaaattagaaCCATATATTGATTCTCAAAATGATGACTTAAGCCAAGGCTGTGATTCAAAAATTTTAGTAACTGGAGTTGGTATTGGTTACAATaaacttgtttaa
- the LOC132929332 gene encoding PHD finger protein 14-like, with amino-acid sequence MERDPNKRKVKPPANPELVHLDDIDGESSSDSDFRIEDHCVNSESDSDRASYLTFTDDDDNQEEVEKDDEDDIRCSDSNMTTDVTSIVTHNQDNSIKVNLKEIVDNIHICSICLGDASDDVNELIDCDECGISVHEGCYGVHDSGSVSSSVSSCSMEPWFCEACKAGIENPTCELCPNFGGIFKETDCGKWVHLVCALYVPGITFGEVTSLSRVMLFANTTPRWGNKRCSLCKDMRFSCTGVTIGCDAGMCRSNFHVTCAQQEGSLSEATSPETDQTDPFYAHCKLHVDKLVAKKRKRNWEILQLRTKQMKLLREQQSSEKSATWQRNQRRLEKLRSKYYETKKISITESTFKSKVPRPITTSASACRALWLKAGLMGVNMASCEAIEGQIKALRDVPKKWNVPTTFSLEFVSYFMDRNLRLTDLKNQLKHFTDQNIKLHDEQIIVQKKYDQESKNNEIQKQKHLELKNIITAYHTVINMCNPNANILDVDILTREVQNDHNSFIINSSTPTPAVLKAGLGISIRNNDNLEITDNVAPLGLYNKCGICSRTNDQHLLAKCDTCYLYYHLGCLNPPLTRMPKKTKLFGWQCSECDNSNSNSEPETVDPNAPRKLRYGGRERSMSDSHRSSSIVNDLQDFNSLTEQSKMPGVSKKKKHERHRERYSPEIITKRVKSRKRKHKHHRDNNTSELEPTNDYLVNEPPRQGIKLFIKSVPSASGVKTTSSQLLIASPVDETPQTSTKTKPEKSVAPLRITTTLTDIKLTPKCNTCQTTGTSITMVQCDECSKNFHFCCLDPPVKKSPKVRGYSWHCAECDPTDSDSS; translated from the exons A tggAACGTGATCCCAATAAAAGAAAAGTCAAACCTCCTGCTAACCCGGAATTGGTACATTTAGATGATATAGATGGTGAAAGTTCTTCTGATAGTGATTTCCGTATTGAAGATCACTGTGTTAATAGTGAATCAGATTCTGATAGAGCTTCATATTTGACATTTACTGATG ATGATGATAATCAAGAAGAAGTTGAAAAAGATGATGAAGATGATATTAGATGTAGTGATAGTAATATGACCACTGATGTCACAAGTATCGTTACACACAATCAAGATAATTCTATAAAA gtaaatttaaaagaaatagtagataatattcatatttgtaGTATTTGCTTAGGCGATGCTAGTGATGATGTCAACGAATTAATAGATTGTGATGAATGTGGTATATCAGTTCATGAag gttgtTATGGTGTTCATGATTCCGGAAGTGTTAGTTCATCTGTTTCATCATGTTCCATGGAACCATGGTTTTGTGAAGCTTGTAAAGCAGGCATAGAAAATCCTACTTGTGAATTATGTCCTAATTttg gtGGAATATTTAAAGAGACAGATTGTGGAAAATGGGTACATTTAGTATGTGCTCTATATGTACCTGGTATAACTTTTGGTGAAGTCACAAGTCTCAGTAGAGTTATGTTATTCGCAAATACTACACCTCGGTGGGGTAATAAACGATGCAGTTTGTGTAAAGATATGAGATTTAGTTGTACTGGTGTGACTATTGGATGTGATGCTGGGATGTGCAGATCTAATTTCCATGTTACTTG tgctCAACAAGAAGGTAGTTTATCAGAAGCAACAAGTCCAGAAACTGATCAAACAGATCCATTTTATGCTCATTGCAAGTTGCATGTAGACAAACTAGTAGCAAa gaaaagaaaaagaaattggGAAATACTTCAATTAAGAACAAAGCAAATGAAATTATTGCGTGAACAACAGTCTTCTGAAAAATCAGCTACATGGCAACGTAATCAACGAAGGCTTGAAAAATTACGATCTAAGTATTATGAAACGAAAAAAATCAGTATAACTGAGTCAA catttaaGTCCAAAGTTCCTCGTCCCATTACAACCTCAGCTTCAGCATGTCGAGCCCTTTGGTTAAAAGCTGGCTTAATGGGTGTAAATATGGCTTCCTGTGAGGCTATTGAAGGACAAATAAAAGCATTGCGCGATGTACCAAAAAAATGGAATGTACCTACTACATTTAG tttggaATTTGTAAGTTACTTCATGGATAGAAATTTAAGATTGACAGATTTGAAAAATCAGCTTAAACATTTTACTGACCAAAATATCAAACTTCATGATGaacaaataattgtacaaaaaaaatatgatcaa gaGTCCAAAAACAATGagattcaaaaacaaaaacatttagaacttaaaaatattattacggcATACCATACTGTCATTAATATGTGCAATCCTAATGCTAATATTTTAGATGTAGATATACTTACTAGAGAAGttcaaaatgatcataattcTTTTA taaTAAACAGTTCAACTCCTACTCCTGCTGTCTTAAAAGCAGGTCTTGGAATATCAATcagaaataatgataatttagaaattacag atAATGTGGCACCACTAGGTTTGTACAATAAATGTGGTATTTGTAGTCGTACAAATGATCAACACTTGTTGGCAAAATGTGATACATGTTATTTATACTACCATTTGGGTTGTTTAAATCCACCACTGACTAGAATGCCTAAGAAAACCAAATTATTTGGatg gCAATGCAGTGAATGTGACAATAGTAATTCTAACTCTGAACCAGAAACAGTTGATCCAAATGCTCCTAGAAAATTAAGATATGGTGGTAGAGAGCGATCTATGTCAGACAGTCATAGGTCTTCATCCATTGTTAATGat ttacAGGATTTCAATAGTCTTACAGAACAGAGTAAAATGCCTGGTGTATCAA agaaaaaaaaacatgaacgGCACAGGGAGAGGTATTCTccagaaataataacaaaacgagTGAAGTCTCGCAAACGCAAACATAAGCACCATAGGGATAATAATACTTCAGAATTAGAACCAACTAATGATTATTTAGTTAATGAACCACCACGACAAGGAATTAAGCTATTT ataaAATCTGTACCAAGTGCTAGTGGAGTTAAAACAACATCTTCACAGTTACTTATTGCATCACCAGTAGATGAAACACCTCAAACTTCTACAAAAACCAAACCAGAAAAGAGTGTTGCACCACTCAGAATAACAACAACATTGACAGATATTAAATTGACTCCTAAATGTAATACTTGTCAAACAACTGGAACAAGCATTACAATGGTTCA GTGTGATGAATGCagtaaaaattttcatttttgttgtCTTGATCCCCCAGTGAAAAAATCACCAAAAGTACGAGGATACTCGTGGCACTGTGCTGAATGTGATCCAACG gACAGTGActcttcttaa
- the LOC132929333 gene encoding transcription initiation factor TFIID subunit 6 encodes MGEIEVNYGSILPTESLKVIAESVGIGNLSDDAAKEISDSATYRLKLVLQESKKFMMHSNRCKLLPSDIDSALKVFGIEPIYGFHAKEHVPFRYASGGGRELHFIDDKDIDLIEFVNAPLAKLPLEISIRCHWLAIDGVQPTVPENPPSVSKDVQKLECVDPLNKLKKPIDKEVSGRPSTGKAQKLRNVETVHVKQLATHELSVEQQLYYKEITEACVGSDESRRAEALQSLASDPGLHEMLPRMCTFIAEGVKVNVVQNNLALLIYLMRMVKALLDNPALYLEKYLHEIIPSVVTCVVSKQLCMRPEIDNHWALRDFASRLMAQICKMFNTPTNNVQTRITRVFTNATNSDKTALPSVYGALEGLAELGTETIKVFVIPRVHMISDRLDSPEVTQNNVDRISGNQIKHLLCKILTPVLKITHSPPDNLDEYKKEFGSVGVQLHAAVCKARITTTTQSTSNQTVTQTNTPSRTVVGRPVVATTSNTGNPQKYVLMSQRPVVAQTPPNKTVYISQQNIKSEFQDPSN; translated from the exons ATGGGTGAAATTGAAGTAAACTATGGCTCTATTTTACCGACCGAATCATTAAAGGTAATTGCGGAAAGTGTGGGTATTGGTAATTTATCTGACGATGCAGCTAAAGAAATATCAGATTCCGCCACTTATCGTCTTAAATTAGTGTTACaa GAAAGCAAAAAGTTTATGATGCATTCTAATAGATGCAAATTACTACCTTCAGACATTGATAGCGCTTTAAAAGTTTTCGGTATTGAA ccTATTTATGGATTTCATGCTAAAGAACATGTACCATTTAGATATGCATCGGGTGGTGGACGAGAATTGCATTTCATTGATGATAAAGACATCGATCTTATTGAATTTGTTAATGCTCCTTTGGCTAAGCTACCTTTAGAAATCAGCATTCGAT gcCACTGGCTTGCCATTGATGGAGTTCAACCAACTGTACCAGAAAATCCTCCTTCTGTATCCAAAGATGTTCAAAAACTTGAATGTGTAGAtcctttaaacaaattaaaaaaacccaTTGATAAGGAAGTTTCTGGACGACCATCTACtgg AAAAGCTCAAAAATTACGTAATGTTGAAACTGTTCATGTGAAACAATTGGCAACTCATGAGTTATCAGTCGAACAACAACTTTATTATAAGGAAATCACAGAAGCTTGTGTTGGATCGGATGAATCTCGAAGAgct gaAGCTCTTCAAAGTTTGGCATCTGACCCTGGCCTTCACGAAATGTTACCTCGTATGTGTACATTTATTGCAGAAGGAGTGAAAGTAAatgttgttcaaaataatttagcattacttatttatttaatgagaatGGTCAAAGCATTATTGGATAACCCAGCtctttatttagaaaaatat CTACATGAAATTATCCCTTCTGTTGTTACTTGTGTTGTAAGTAAACAATTGTGCATGAGACCAGAAATCGATAATCATTGGGCTTTGAGAGATTTTGCCTCGCGCTTAATGGCacaaatttgtaaaatgtttaatacaccAACAAACAATGTACAAACTCGTATAACTAGAGTATTTACAAATGCTACTAATTCAGACAAAACCGCTCTTCCATCAGTGTATGGGGCACTtgaag gtttaGCAGAGTTAGGAACAGAAACAATTAAAGTCTTTGTCATTCCCAGAGTACATATGATATCTGATAGACTAGACTCACCCGAAGTTACACAGAATAATGTGGATAGAATATCTGGAAACCAAATTAAACACTtactttgt AAAATATTGACTCCtgtgttaaaaataacacattCGCCACCAGATAATTTAGACGAATACAAAAAAGAATTTGGTTCAGTTGGTGTACAGTTGCATGCTGCTGTATGCAAAGCCCGTATAACAACTACTACTCAAAGTACAAGCAACCAAACTGTAACACAAACAA atacaccGTCTAGAACAGTTGTTGGTCGACCTGTTGTGGCAACCACAAGTAACACAGGAAATCCTCAAAAATATGTTCTCATGTCCCAACGACCTGTTGTTGCacaa acTCCACcaaataaaactgtttatatatctcagcaaaatataaaatcagaATTTCAAGATCCTAGTAATTGA